TGGGATCGAATGTCAGCAAGAAGATGGCCAGGCCAACGACGGCCACGACAACCAACACTACCAGGCCTATCAATATGCGCTTGAACCACGTTTTCATTGCTGCCCCGTCGGTACCTCGACTGGAAATCCCTATGATGCCGCGCTGCCGCGCGGCGCTGGCGCTTCGCCGGCGGCCGGGCCGCGGGCGTTTTGAAATCCATTTGCCTTCGGCGGCAAATCCCCTCGCCGGCCAGATCCGCGGCGCGGCGCCGGAGAAGAAGCGTGCTTGAAGGAAAAGCCTGCGGAAAGCGCCGGCGACGCCGGCATGCAGATATCGCTATCGTAACAAATCGGAGACCGCGTGCCAGCGTCATACGCGCGTCTCGGCCATCGCGGCTAGTCCTCGATCGGCTGGTCCTGCGCCAACGGCGCGCGCGCCACGGGCGCCCAGGCGCTGGACAGGCAGGTCAGCACGCCGAATGCCGCCCCCACCAACGCAATCCGTATCGCCCACGACTTCATGGCCCGCTCCTTCCACCTCTTGGCGACAAGACTATAGGCAAGACACGGGGCTCAGTCTGCGGGAAGATTCTTAAAGCGAGGATCATCCTCAAGACAAGTTCAAACGCTCAGCCGTGCTCCAGCAGCATCACAGCCACGGTGTCGGGCGCCAGCGCCTCGAACACATGCGGCACGTCGGCCGCATGGCGGATGTAATCGCCCGGCGCCAGCTCCACCTCCTGCCCCAGCGGCCCGATCCGCGCGCGACCGCTCGCCAGGATCACATGCTCGATCATGCCCGGGCCATGCGGCTTGGACAGCCGCGCTTCGCCGGGCTGCGCCCGCACCCGGTACACATCACGCTGCGCGCCCGCGGGGCAGGCGGCCAGCAGCGTGGCCGCATAGTTGCCCTGCTCGGACACGGCGGCAACGCCTTCGTGCGCGCGAATGACCTGCACCCTGGCCTGGGCCTCGCCGATCAGCCGGCTGACCTGCACATCCAGCGCCATCGCCAGCGCCCACAGCGTTTCCAGGCTGGGATTGCCCGTGCCCGACTCCAGCTGCGACAAGGTGGATTTGGCCAGCCCGGCGCGCCGGGCCAGTTCGGCAAGCGACATGCCGGCGCGTTCGCGCTCGCGGCGCAGCGCGGTCGCCAGCAGGCCGATGGGGGCCGGCGACGCGGCGTTGCTGGCTGCGGAATCCGCTCTGGGAGAAGGTTGCTGGCGCATGTTGCAGGTCCGATCCATGACAGGCCCGCTTGTTTTTCGCGGACCCGAACGTTCGACTTGACGAACGATATTAAATATTTGTTCACTATATCAACCCATCGTTCAATATGAAAGGCCGGCGCCAGCCACGACGACTCATGCCCATCACCGACAACACCCGAGGCGCCCTGCAAATGACGGCCGCGATGATCATTTCCGGCACCGTCGGCTGGTTCGTGCTGGCGGCCGGCGTATCGCCGCGCGCCGCGGTGTTCTGGCGCTGCCTGTTCGGCGCGCTGGCCATGCTGGCCGTCTGCGGCTGGCTGGGGCAATTGCGGCGGGGCCTGCTGAGCCGCCGCCAGGCTGGCCTGTGCGTGCTGGGCGGCGTGGCGCTGGCGCTGAACTGGACGCTGCTGTTCGGCGCCTACGGCCACGCATCCATCTCGGTCGCCACCATCGTCTATCACACGCAGCCCTTCATGCTGGTCGCGCTGGGCGCATTGTGCTTCAAGGAGAAACCGGGCGCGCGCAAGCTCGCCTGCCTGGCGCTGGCCTTCGGCGGCCTGGCGGCCATCGTCGCGGGCCGGCCGGCAGCGGCTTTGCATGCGGGCGGCTCGTTCGCCACCGGCGTCGCGCTGGCCCTGGGCGCCGCGTTCTTCTACGCGATCGCCGCCATCATCGCCAAGGGCTTGAAGGGCGTGCCGCCGCATCTGATCGTGCTGATCCAGCTTCTCATCGGCGCGGCGCTGATGTCGCCCTCGGCCGCCCTGCCCGACCAGCCGCGCGCCTGGGGCCTGCTTGTCGCGATCGGCGTGGTCCACACCGGCCTGATGTCGACGCTGCTCTACAGCGCGCTGCAAAAGACCGCGACCAGCCTCATCGGCGTGCTGTCCTTCATCTACCCCATCGTCGCGATGCTGGTAGACGCGCTGGCGTTCGATCAGCGCATGAACGCCATCCAGATCGCCGGAGCGGCGCTGATCCTGCTGAGCGCCGCGGCGATGAACCGGCCGGCGCGCGCAGGCGGTCCGGCCGAAGCCGACGTTGACAGGCAGTCTTGATATTTAATATCATTCAATTAATTTATTGAATGTATGGCGCACTCATCTTGCGGCGCGCCCCGACACCATGACCATCGATTCCGACTTCCTCGTCCGCATCCTGCTGATCGGCGCCGGCGCCACGCTGGTCATGGACGCCTGGGCGCTGTTCCTAAAGCGCTGCTTCAACATCCCCGGCCTGAACTACGCCATGGTAGGCCGCTGGATCGGCCATCTGCCGCGCGGACGGTTTATCCACCCGAACATCGGCAAGGCCGAACCGGTCGCGGCGGAAGCCGCCATCGGCTGGATCGCGCACTACGCCATCGGCGTCGTCTTCGCGGCCCTGCTGCTGCGCATCGCCGGACCGCAATGGGCGCAGCACCCGACCTTCCTGCCCGCGCTGCTGGTCGGCATCGGCACGGTGGCCGCGCCCTTCTTCATCCTGCAGCCCGGCATGGGCGCGGGCATCGCCGCATCCAGGACGCCCAATCCCCCGGTCGCGCGGCTGCGCAGCCTGATGGCCCACGCATCGTTCGGCGTCGGGCTGTATCTGGCCGGACTGGCATGCCGGGCGGTGCTGGCGGCCTGATCCGTCGCCCGCCGCGCGCAACGAAGCTGAACGCGCCGCGCCACGCCGCGCCAATGCACAGGCCGCGCCTGTGAGCCTCATGACGGCCCGCGACCGCGGGCCGTCTTTACATTTCCCGAAAAGCCCCTAGAATCCTGCCACGCGCCGCTACCCGGGCGGCAGGACGCAGCCACGCCACGGGCATGGCTCCAGGGCCGCGCCCTGCCCCGTCGACCCGCCCGCTGGCCGCGCGCCGCGAACGGCCCGTGCGCGACGCCACGGCGTCTCCAGCGCTTCCAGCCGGATTGGCCTTCAGCAAGGCGCGCCCTCCCTCTTTTTCGACCCTCATGCATATCTTGCACACCCTGGCCGGCTCCCATCTGGGCGGCATGGAATTCCGCGTCCTGGAACAGGCGCAGTGGCTCAAGGAGCAAGGACATGTCGTGGCCATCGCCGCGCCGCCCGGCAGCGAGACGCTGAAGGCGGCGCACGAGCGCTCGCTGGAAGCCGTGGGCATCGACTTCGAATCCGCCTACTCGCCGTCCACCGTGCTGGGGCTGCGCCGGCTGGTCAAGCGCCTGCGCATCGAGGTCATCGACGCCCACAGCCGCGCGGACGGCAAGACCAGCGCGCTGTGCCAGGACCTGTGCGCCGTCGTGCGCACCCGCCATTTCGCCAAGTACCTGCGCACCAGCCTGCGCAAGCGCCTGGAATGGCGCGTCGGCTGCCATCACGTCATCGCCACCAGCGGCGAAGGCCGCAACGACATCGTGTCAGCCGGCTTCGCGCCGGCCGAGCGCGTCAGCGTGGTCGGCGAATGGGCCGACCAGCGTTTCTTCCTGGACGTGGACAAGGCCGCGCTGCGCCAGCGCATGCGCGCTGAACTCGGGCTGGACGCCGACGCCTTCGTGGTCGCCACCATCGGCATGCTGCGCCCGGAAAAGCGCCAGGACGACCTGCTGCGCGTGGTCCAGCAGCTGCGCCAGCGCGAGATTCCCGCCATCGCGCTGGTGGTCGGCACGCCCACCGCCGAGAAGGCCGCCTTCGGCCCCCGGCTGCACGCGCTGGCCGATGAACTGGGCATCGCGGCCCATACCGTATTCGCCGGCCATCGCGGCGACATCGACCAGGTGATCCACGCCGCCGACGCGCTGCTGGTGCCCTCGTCCAACGAGGCCTGGTCGCGCGTCGTGCCCGAAGCCTTCGCCGCCGGCTGCCCGGTGGTGGTCAGCAATGTGGGCGGACTGCCCGAGATCGTGAAGCCGGACGCGACCGGCTGGCTGGCCGAGCCGGGCGACGTGGCCGGATTCACCGGGCACGTGGCCGGTATCTGGAGCGATCCCGCACGGGCTCGTCGGGTGGTGGAGCAGGCGCGCGTCTTCGCCGAAGACAACTTCCAGCTGGGGCGCAAGATGGATGAGACGCTGCGGGCGTATGAAGTGGCGATCAGGCGCAAGCGCGGGCGCTGAGGCGCGATGAGGCGCTATGAAAAAAAGCCGAGGCCCGCCAGATGGTGGGTCTCGGCTTTTGCCGCTGGGCGCATCCGTTCCGTGGGAAGCGGGTGCGCGGGCCGGGATCAGACGTTGAACAGGAAGTTCATCACATCGCCGTCCTGCACGATGTATTCCTTGCCTTCGGCGCGCATCTTGCCGGCTTCCTTGGCGCCCTGCTCGCCCTTGTAGGCGATGTAGTCCTCGTAGGCGATGGTCTGCGCGCGGATGAAGCCGCGCTCGAAGTCGGTATGGATCACGCCCGCGGCCTGGGGCGCGGTGGCGCCGATCGGCACGGTCCAGGCGCGCACTTCCTTCACGCCGGCGGTGAAGTACGTTTGCAGACCCAGCAGCTTGAAGGCGGCGCGGATCAGGCGGTTCAGGCCCGGCTCTTCCATGCCCATGTCGCTCAGGAAGGCCTGGCGGTCGGCGTCGTCCAGGTCGACGATCTCGGACTCGATGGCGGCGCAGATGGCGACCACGGGCGCGTTGCGCTTGGCGGCGAACTCGGTCAGGCGGTCCAGCAGCGGGTTGTTGGAGAAACCATCGTCGGCCACGTTGCCCACGTACATCGCGCGCTTGGCGGTGATGAAGCAGAGCTGGGCGATGTCGGCCTTTTCCTCGGTCGTCAGGTCCAGCGCACGGATGGGCTTGGCTTCGTTCAGCTGGGCCACGCATTTTTCCAGCACGGCCACGATGCGCTGCGATTCCTTGTCGCCGGAACGCGCGGTCTTCTGGTGGCGTTGCAGGGCCTTCTCGGCGGTCTGCAAGTCGGCCAGGGCCAACTCGGTCTCGATGACCTCGATGTCGGCAATGGGATCGACCTTGCCGGCGACGTGGATCACGTTCGGGTCTTCAAAGCAGCGCACCACGTTGACGATGGCGTCGGTCTCGCGGATGTGCGAGAGGAACTGGTTGCCCAGGCCTTCGCCCTTGCTCGCGCCGGCCACCAGGCCGGCGATGTCCACGAACTCGACCGTGGCCGACAGGATGCGCTCGGGCTTGACGATCTCGGCCAGCTTCTGCAGGCGCGGATCCGGCACTTCCACGACGCCCACGTTGGGCTCGATGGTGCAGAACGGATAGTTCTCGGCGGCGATGCCGGCGCGGGTCAGAGCGTTGAAAAGCGTCGATTTGCCGACATTAGGCAGGCCGACGATGCCGCATTGCAGAGCCATGGGAATCCTATACGTATCAAGGCGCTATGCGCCCAATGTGAGTGCGGTACATCTTGCCGCCCCGCGCGGGGATGGCGGGTGGCCGCGGGCACTGGCGCGCAAGGCGTGGAGCCGGCGGACTTGCCGGGCGCTTGGTCGCACATGTCCGGAAAAGGCGCATTTTAACCGTTTTGCGCGACTGGGCGCAGGCCGGGACGCCGGGGGTGACCACGGGTGGGCATGCATGCATCACCTGAGTCCTGGCCAGGACTATGTCCCTCAGAATCCACGGAAGTCCGGCACGGCCTGCTTCCATTTTTCTTCGATCTTGCGCAGGTCTTCCCATAACGCCTCGAACACCGCGCTGCCCATAGGCGCGACGCCGTGAGCCAGCGCATTTCGCCCAACATACAACCCCAGCAATTGCTTCAAGCGATTGCTCGCATAGTTGTTGGAGCCCAGCACCTGTATCCAGCGGTTGAGTATCGTCGATATCTTCAGGTATCCCTTCTCTGGCACTTTGGAAAAGTGCTGATGCTGCGATCGCCTTTCGGCAACCCGCCACTGCACATCTCTGCGGATAGCCCCCTCGCATGCCGCCATCAAAGCAAGGGAAGCGAACAGCTCGTGCTCATCCAGTCGCTTCTGGAGGTAGTCCTTCCACTCTGCTTCGGTCATGCCGAAGATGGCGTCATCAGTGATGGCGCTGATCCCCTCGGGACGACTGGGAGCATGGATGTAACGTCCCAAGCACAGGAGTCCGTCCCTCGTGGAAAAGTACCAATCGCGCGCTCTGCCGATGTCGGGAAACATGCTGGCGCCTCAGCTCATGACGTCCGTGAAGAGCCGCCCCAATCCCGCCTCATCCAGGGCATATGACCCTGCCGTCCCTATCGCCGGGAAAACCCGCCATACCCAGTCCCTGTCGTAGGACGGCGTGTGATCAACGGGCGACCGATCCTCGTGGGCATCGAGAGCAATCAGCTTGACCAACTTGAGCGCATGACGAGGTTGCACGTCGACACGGCCATAGCCGCCAATGATCACGCTCCCCTTGGGCTTGAAATCCACCCAAAGTCCGGTAGGCAGCTGGACAGACAAGGACGGCGCATCGTAGTGACCCAGGCGCTCCTCATGCAGTTTGACAACAGGCCTTTCGAAAGCGTCCTGTCTCAGACCGGCCATTTCCAGTTCACGCGCGATCCAGCGGAAAAGCTCATCCAGCTCCCGCAACCATTTCTGACGGCGCTTTGTCCAGTCAACTTGCGCCTGGACAGTAGCAAGCATCCGCTGGTTCTCGATAAACCCCTTCAAGTCGGTCATGATCTCGGCATCTCTTATTGACACTGCTGTGTGGCTCGCTGACTGGCAATCTATCACGCGACACACTCGTGGATAGGTAAACGCCGGGCGGCTCGCCACGCAATCCGGTCTTACCTTGTCATGATGGCACTGCCGAAGCACGACTGCGCCGCGCGCCCACAAGTCCCGCACCAGTGTAGAAAACAAAAAGGCCCGTCGGGAACGCAACGTGCCAGAACTGCCCTACGCTGCCGCCCCCGGCACCCAGCGCATCACCGCCCAGATCAGCACGATCGGCCCCGCGTTGAAGACGGCGTGCAACGCGATGGCCGCGCCGATACCCCTGCGCACCCGCATCCAGCCCAGCGCCAGACCCGTGAGCCATTGCGGCAGCACCAGCAGGGGCAGCAGCCAGTACGGCGTCTTGCTGAAGACGAAATTGCTCAGGTGCACGGCGGCGAAGGTCAGCGTGCCCAGGTGGAACACCAGGCCGAAATGCTTCAGGTAATAGCGACGCCAGGTCGTATCCCAGCCTTGCAGCGGCTGCGCGCGCCGGATCAGCGCCCAGACGGCCAGCAACAGGAACGCGGCCAGCAGCAGCCCGGTCCAGATGCGCGGCCCCCACAGCACCACGGGCACCAGTGCCGGGCACAGCCACAGCGCCTGCCTGGGCCGTCGCAGGCCGTAGCGGAACAGCATTTCCTCGACCAGCGGCGCCCAGATGATGGCGGTCAGCCAGGGGATGTTGGTGGGATCCAGCCTATGCGTGGCCCCCGCGAGTCCGGCGGCGGCGACCGCCACCGGCCCCAGCGCGAACAGGTTCACGCACCACAGCAGCAGCGCCCAGGCCAGCAGCCGGCCGGGACGCACGCCCGGCCAGAAATCACGCCACACGCCGCCGCCCGGTCCGCGCCCCGTCAACCGCGCCGCGTTCGGCCGGCGGATGAAGCGCCAGAAATCGACCAGTTCATCGCGGAAACGCAGTTTGCGGGACGCTGGGACGGCAGGCTGGTCGGACATGGGCATTTCAACGATTCAAGGCGCGGGCTCATCGACCGCGGCGGACGGCCACAATCCCGTTAGGCATCGTTGCCGCTGTGAAGTTGCCGCGTCGCCAGCGGAAAATCGCCGGCCAGCATCGCCGGCACCACGGCGCGGCAGCGGTCGATGACGGCTTCGATCGCCGTCTGCTCTTCGCGGCGCGGCGGGTGCAGGACGAAGTCCGCGACCTGCTGCGCCAGCCCCAGCGTGCGCGGATGGCCGATGCCGATGCGCAGGCGCCAGAAGTTGGGGCTGCCCAGCGCCGCCTGGATGTCCTTCAGGCCGTTGTGGCCGGCGTGCCCGCCGCCCTGCTTGAGTTTCACCTGGCCGGGCATGAGGTCCAGCTCGTCATGCAGCACCAGCACGGCCTCGGGCGCGAGCTTGTAGAAGCGCGCCAGCGCGCCGACCGCCTGGCCGGAACGGTTCATGTAGGTGTTGGGCTTGAGCAGCAGCACGTTGTCCGCGCCCAGCCGGGCCTTGGCGACCATGCCGAAGAACGACTTCTCCAGCGCGAAGGACGCGCGCAGATCATCGGCCAGGTGATCGGCCAGCCAGAAGCCGGCGTTGTGCCGGGTGGTTTCGTAGTCGGGGCCGGGATTGCCCAGCCCGACGATGAGGCGTATGGGAGTAGACATGATGGGGGTGTTTAAACCAAAAAACCCTGCGCATGCAAATGCACGCGCAGGGTTTCGGCGTCAGCCTTGCGCAAGCCCGAGGGCTCGCGGCCTGGCTTAGGCGGCCGGAGCGGCTTCGGCGGCGTCGTCAGCGGCGGCAGCGCCGCCCTTGACCACGGCAGCGGCCAGCAGCGGGTTCGGCTCGCCACCGTGCGGGACGTAGGTCACGCCCTTGGGCAGCTTGATATCGGCCAGGTGGACCGACGCGCCGGGCAGCAGGTCCTTCAGGTCGATTTCGATGAACTGCGGCAGGGCGGCCGGCAGGCAGGTGATTTCCAGCTCGGTCAGCACGTGGCTGATGATCGCGCCGCTCAGCTTGACGGCCGGCGAGACTTCAGCGTTCAGGAAGTGCAGCGGCACCTTGGTGTGCAGGGCCTGGTTGGCGTCCACGCGCTGGAAGTCCACGTGCAGGACTTGCGGCTTGTAGGCGTGCCATTGAACCGAACGCAGCAGGACTTGCTCTTCCTTGGCCGCGCCTTCCAGCGCCATTTGCAGGATGGAAGCGTGGAACTCTTCCTTGCGCAGGGCGTGGTAGATCTCGTTGTGGTCGAGTTCGATGTTCAGGGGGGCAGCCGTACCGCCATAAACGATGGCGGGAACGCGGCCCGCGCGGCGCAGGCGGCGGCTCGCACTCGAACCCTGGACGCTACGCGCAGTGGCATTGAATTTCATGGAAAACTCCAAAAGCAAAAAATGGCGAAACGGGTTCGCCGGTTGTGTTCACGGCGCACAAGATGCGCGCCGTGTTTTTCGCGTCCTGCCGCGACCAGCAAGACGCAAATCCGGATAATGCCGACGGGCCTCAGTCGACGAACAGCGAGCTGACCGATTCGGCGTTCGAGATACGCAGGATGGTCTCGCCCAGCAGCGCCGCGCAGGACAGCTGGCGGATCTTGCCGCTGGCCTGGCCTTCTTCGGACAGCGGGATGGTGTCGGTGACGACCAGCTCGTCCAGGGCCGAGCCCTCGATGCGCTCGATCGCGCCGCCCGACAGCACGGGGTGCGTGCAATACGCGTAGACGGCGCCAGCGCCGCGGTCCTTCAGGGCCTGGGCCGCCTTGCACAGCGTGCCGGCGGTGTCGACCATGTCGTCCATGATGATGCAGGTGCGGCCGTCGACTTCACCGATGATGTTCATCACTTCCGACACGTTGGCGCGCGGACGACGCTTGTCGATGATGGCCAGGTCGGCTTCGAGTTGCTTGGCCAGCGCGCGGGCCCGCACCACGCCGCCGATGTCCGGGGACACGACGACCAGGTTCGAGAAGTTGCGGCGCCAGATGTCGCCCAGCAGGATCGGACCCGCGTAGATGTTGTCCACGGGGATGTCGAAGAAGCCCTGGATCTGGTCGGCGTGCAGGTCCATCGTCAGGACCCGGTCCACGCCGGCCACTTGCAGCATGTTGGCCACGACCTTGGCCGAGATCGCGACGCGCGCCGAGCGCGGGCGACGGTCCTGGCGGGCGTAGCCGAAATAGGGAATGGCGGCGGTGATGCGACCGGCCGAGGCGCGGCGCAGGGCATCGACCATCACCATGATTTCCATCAGGTTGTCGTTGGTGGGCGCACAGGTGGGCTGCAGTACGAAGACGTCCTTGCCGCGCACGTTCTCGTTGATCTCGACCATCACCTCGCCGTCCGAGAAGCGACCCACGGTCATCTTGCCCAGGGACATGTCGAGGTGGTTGACTACGTCCACGGCCAGCCGAGTATTGGCGGTGCCCGTGAAGATCATGAAACTATCGTTTGCCATGATGGATGATGCGATGGTCGTTTGAAACAGACGCGAACGGGGTGAGGCGGGGTGATGCGAGGTGTTGCGCTACAGCAGAACCTGACCGGAAAACAAAAAAGCTGCTGAACCGGGGCCAGTGTCTGACAGGCGTGTTCAACAGCTTTTTTATGTATTCGGCTGGCTGGGGAGGAAGGATTCGAACCTTCGCATGCCGGAATCAAAATCCGGTGCCTTAACCAGCTTGGCGACTCCCCAACTATCTTGCAATCCAATCCCGCAGTGGGTGTTCAGCTAATCCGGCGCAAGCCTGAACCAACCGAAACCGTGGATGAGCGGTTTGCTGAAAACTATTTGTTTTAACAGCGCCGCGCATTGTAGCGGTAATTTCCGTTTTCGCCAAAACGGCTTCGGAAAGTTTGGAGTATTCGGCGAACAAACACGCACCAGACCCCGACATACGAACATGTATTCCATGTTCAGTAAGCCACCGCGATGCCCTGAGAACCTCAGGATAAAGACGGTAAACCACCGGCTCCAGATCATTTCTGCCAAAAAATTCGAAGCTGGCGGGCCTGGCGTTTAGACCAGATCCCGCTTCGCTTTCAGTGCAATTTTCGGCGCAGAAAGTAGGCGAAGCAAGAAAGTCCGCTATTGTGATCGAAGAAGTATCCCTTGTCAAATCCTCTGCGGAAAAAATTCCAACAGTCGGCACGCTGGCATCCGGCTGGGCCACCAGATAGGCGCGCTCGGGCAGCGCCACCGCGCTGAGATCCTCGCCCACGCCCTGGGCAAAGGCCGATTGCCCGAACACGAACACGGGCACGTCCGCGCCCAGCGGCAGCGCCAGGTCCATCAGCTCGCGCCGGCTTAGATTCGTGCCCCAGAGACGATTCAGCGCGATCAGCGTGGAGGCCGCGTCGCTGGAGCCGCCGCCCAGGCCACCGCCCTGCGGGATGCGCTTTTCCAGGCTGATCTGCGCCCCCTGGCGCGTGCCGGTGGCGCGTTGCAGCGCGCGCGCGGCGCGCACCGTCAGGTCCTGGTCCTCGGGCACGCCGGGCAGGTCGGTGGCGCGGCTGATGACGCCGTCGGCGCGCGTCTCGACATGCAGCGTGTCGCAGAGGTCGATGAAGCGGAACACAGTCTGCAGCAGGTGGTAGCCGTCGGCGCGCCGCCCCACGACATGCAGGAACAGGTTGAGCTTGGCGGGCGCGGGTACGTCGTAGAGAGTCACGGGAATCGGCCGGAACGGATGCGATTCCCGGATTTTAGCCAGCGCGCTCAGGCCAGCTGCGGCGTGGCGCCGGACGCGCCCTGCAATGGCGCGGCCTGCGCCTCGATCACCTGCCCGCCGGGCAGCTTGAACACCGACACCGCGTCCGCAAGCTGGCGCGCCTGCTCCTCCAGCGCGCCGGCCGCGGCGGCGGCCTGTTCCACCAGCGCCGCGTTCTGCTGCGTCACATTGTCCATCTGCGCGACGGCGCGGTTGACCTGATCGATGCCGCTGGACTGCTCTTCGGACGCGGCCGAGATCTCGCCCATCAGGCTGGTGACGCGCTGCACGGAATCCTCGATCTCGCGCATGGTGGCGCCGGCCCGCTCGACCTGGGCCGAGCCCACGCCGACCTTCTGCGTGGAGTCCTCGATCAATTGCTTGATCTCCTTGGCCGCCGCGGCGCTGCGCTGGGCCAGCGTGCGCACCTCGCTCGCGACCACGGCGAAGCCCTTGCCCTGCTCGCCCGCGCGCGCCGCTTCCACGGCCGCGTTCAGCGCCAGGATATTGGTCTGGAAGGCAATGCCGTCGATCACGCCGACGATATCGGCGATGCGCGCCGAGCTGCCGGAAATGGCGCGCATGGTCTCGACCACGCCGGCCACCGCCTCGCCGCCACGCCGCGCGACCGCTGCCGATTCGCCCACCATGCGGTTGGCCTCGTGCGCGATGCCCGCGTTCTGCTTCACGGTGGAAGCCAGTTCCTCCATGCTGGCCGCGGTCTGCTCCAGCGACGCGGCCTGCTGTTCGGTGCGGCTGGAAAGATCGGCATTGCCCGAGGAGATTTCGCGCGCGCCCACATGGATCTCATCCACGCCGCGACGCACCGAGGACACCGTGCGGACCAAGCCGTCCTGCATGCTCTTGAGCGCCGTCAGCAAGGCGCCGATCTCGTTGCGGCCGCGATCCGCCACGCGGCGCGTGAGGTCGCCCTCGGCGATGCGCCTGAATATCTCGCCCGCCTCCAGCAGCGGCCGCACGATCATGCGCCGGATCAGCACGTGGGCGCCGACCGCCATGACCAGCCCCACGATCAGGAAGCCCGCCAGCACGTAGACGAACAGCGACTGGAACAGCGAGATCTCTTCCATCACGCCCTGCCCTGCCTCCTCGGCGCGGCGCATGAAGGCGTCGCGCTCGTTGACCAGGATCTCCTGCGCCTGCTGCGTGGCGGGCTTGCCGTAGGCGTCGGCGTCGCCGCCCTCCAGCGCCTTGCCCAGGGACTGCAGATTGCCGCTGAAGGTGGTGTAGGCCTCGATCAGATCCGCCGAGGCGGTTTTCTCTTCGGCGCTAAGGCCGCTGGCGAATCCCTGGAAATTGCGGTCGCCGGCGGCGATGCGCTGACGCGCCAGCCGCAATGCGGTGGTGTCGCCCGGGTTGCCCTTGGCCACGCGGGCGGCGTAGCGGGTCAGGTCGGTGCGCGCCGCGACCAGCGACAGCGCGGCGGAATTGACGGCATTGACCTGCTCCGAGGACAGACGATAAAGCTGTCCGACATCCTGATTGGTCTGCCGCAGGGCGACGAAGCCCATGCCTCCGACCAGCAACTGGAAGGTGAAGAAGGTCGCGATGATTCCCAGCAGTATCGTCGCGACGCGGGTATTCCTGAACATGGGCAATTCTCCGTAGGGGCGGCGGCTTGGTTCGACGCCGGTCTTGCGGTCCGTCCGGGCTCGTAGC
The Achromobacter sp. AONIH1 DNA segment above includes these coding regions:
- a CDS encoding 50S ribosomal protein L25/general stress protein Ctc, which encodes MKFNATARSVQGSSASRRLRRAGRVPAIVYGGTAAPLNIELDHNEIYHALRKEEFHASILQMALEGAAKEEQVLLRSVQWHAYKPQVLHVDFQRVDANQALHTKVPLHFLNAEVSPAVKLSGAIISHVLTELEITCLPAALPQFIEIDLKDLLPGASVHLADIKLPKGVTYVPHGGEPNPLLAAAVVKGGAAAADDAAEAAPAA
- a CDS encoding helix-turn-helix domain-containing protein; its protein translation is MRQQPSPRADSAASNAASPAPIGLLATALRRERERAGMSLAELARRAGLAKSTLSQLESGTGNPSLETLWALAMALDVQVSRLIGEAQARVQVIRAHEGVAAVSEQGNYAATLLAACPAGAQRDVYRVRAQPGEARLSKPHGPGMIEHVILASGRARIGPLGQEVELAPGDYIRHAADVPHVFEALAPDTVAVMLLEHG
- a CDS encoding DUF2938 domain-containing protein; amino-acid sequence: MTIDSDFLVRILLIGAGATLVMDAWALFLKRCFNIPGLNYAMVGRWIGHLPRGRFIHPNIGKAEPVAAEAAIGWIAHYAIGVVFAALLLRIAGPQWAQHPTFLPALLVGIGTVAAPFFILQPGMGAGIAASRTPNPPVARLRSLMAHASFGVGLYLAGLACRAVLAA
- a CDS encoding type II CAAX prenyl endopeptidase Rce1 family protein, which codes for MPMSDQPAVPASRKLRFRDELVDFWRFIRRPNAARLTGRGPGGGVWRDFWPGVRPGRLLAWALLLWCVNLFALGPVAVAAAGLAGATHRLDPTNIPWLTAIIWAPLVEEMLFRYGLRRPRQALWLCPALVPVVLWGPRIWTGLLLAAFLLLAVWALIRRAQPLQGWDTTWRRYYLKHFGLVFHLGTLTFAAVHLSNFVFSKTPYWLLPLLVLPQWLTGLALGWMRVRRGIGAAIALHAVFNAGPIVLIWAVMRWVPGAAA
- the pth gene encoding aminoacyl-tRNA hydrolase, translating into MSTPIRLIVGLGNPGPDYETTRHNAGFWLADHLADDLRASFALEKSFFGMVAKARLGADNVLLLKPNTYMNRSGQAVGALARFYKLAPEAVLVLHDELDLMPGQVKLKQGGGHAGHNGLKDIQAALGSPNFWRLRIGIGHPRTLGLAQQVADFVLHPPRREEQTAIEAVIDRCRAVVPAMLAGDFPLATRQLHSGNDA
- the ychF gene encoding redox-regulated ATPase YchF — encoded protein: MALQCGIVGLPNVGKSTLFNALTRAGIAAENYPFCTIEPNVGVVEVPDPRLQKLAEIVKPERILSATVEFVDIAGLVAGASKGEGLGNQFLSHIRETDAIVNVVRCFEDPNVIHVAGKVDPIADIEVIETELALADLQTAEKALQRHQKTARSGDKESQRIVAVLEKCVAQLNEAKPIRALDLTTEEKADIAQLCFITAKRAMYVGNVADDGFSNNPLLDRLTEFAAKRNAPVVAICAAIESEIVDLDDADRQAFLSDMGMEEPGLNRLIRAAFKLLGLQTYFTAGVKEVRAWTVPIGATAPQAAGVIHTDFERGFIRAQTIAYEDYIAYKGEQGAKEAGKMRAEGKEYIVQDGDVMNFLFNV
- a CDS encoding ribose-phosphate pyrophosphokinase gives rise to the protein MANDSFMIFTGTANTRLAVDVVNHLDMSLGKMTVGRFSDGEVMVEINENVRGKDVFVLQPTCAPTNDNLMEIMVMVDALRRASAGRITAAIPYFGYARQDRRPRSARVAISAKVVANMLQVAGVDRVLTMDLHADQIQGFFDIPVDNIYAGPILLGDIWRRNFSNLVVVSPDIGGVVRARALAKQLEADLAIIDKRRPRANVSEVMNIIGEVDGRTCIIMDDMVDTAGTLCKAAQALKDRGAGAVYAYCTHPVLSGGAIERIEGSALDELVVTDTIPLSEEGQASGKIRQLSCAALLGETILRISNAESVSSLFVD
- a CDS encoding DMT family transporter; translation: MPITDNTRGALQMTAAMIISGTVGWFVLAAGVSPRAAVFWRCLFGALAMLAVCGWLGQLRRGLLSRRQAGLCVLGGVALALNWTLLFGAYGHASISVATIVYHTQPFMLVALGALCFKEKPGARKLACLALAFGGLAAIVAGRPAAALHAGGSFATGVALALGAAFFYAIAAIIAKGLKGVPPHLIVLIQLLIGAALMSPSAALPDQPRAWGLLVAIGVVHTGLMSTLLYSALQKTATSLIGVLSFIYPIVAMLVDALAFDQRMNAIQIAGAALILLSAAAMNRPARAGGPAEADVDRQS
- a CDS encoding glycosyltransferase family 4 protein — translated: MHILHTLAGSHLGGMEFRVLEQAQWLKEQGHVVAIAAPPGSETLKAAHERSLEAVGIDFESAYSPSTVLGLRRLVKRLRIEVIDAHSRADGKTSALCQDLCAVVRTRHFAKYLRTSLRKRLEWRVGCHHVIATSGEGRNDIVSAGFAPAERVSVVGEWADQRFFLDVDKAALRQRMRAELGLDADAFVVATIGMLRPEKRQDDLLRVVQQLRQREIPAIALVVGTPTAEKAAFGPRLHALADELGIAAHTVFAGHRGDIDQVIHAADALLVPSSNEAWSRVVPEAFAAGCPVVVSNVGGLPEIVKPDATGWLAEPGDVAGFTGHVAGIWSDPARARRVVEQARVFAEDNFQLGRKMDETLRAYEVAIRRKRGR